A stretch of DNA from Cannabis sativa cultivar Pink pepper isolate KNU-18-1 chromosome X, ASM2916894v1, whole genome shotgun sequence:
TAAGGAGCCTTATAGGTCTAAAAGAATAATTCCTGCTATTTTTCCTTGCACTTTGCACTtaatatattctattttaatatgCACGTTTGTATTTAGAAGGCCTAGAggcttttgtgattttattttgAGGGGATGATTGTTTTCGTTCAGTTTATTGAATGGTCTACCTATTAACTTGCAGTATCTACAAATCTGTGCTGAAATCTAAAGGATCAATCAATGAAGTTAACCAAATTGCTCAGGTTTGTCTtgatattttcttcaattttactATATTTTGCAAGGAAACATATGCGACTAATGAATTTCTTGACTTAAATTTGCATTTTCCATAACCAGCTTCGTATTGTTATAAAACCAAAGACATGTGTCGGAGTTGGACCTTTGTGCGCCCCACAGCAGGTAAGGGTTGCTTGAGCCTAAAACAATTGGTATCCTTTGCTGCATTCTGTatccaaaatattatttatctcATTCTTATAGTTGTCTTATCTGCAGATTTGCTACCATGTTCTTGGGTTGGTTCATGGAATCTGGACTCCTATTCCTCGTTCTGTGCGTTCACTTTTCTTGTTGATTATTCAGTTTACATATTTGTGGAAGCATTACTTACTAATATTCTCGTTGACAGATGAAAGACTACATTGCAACCCCAAAACCCAATGGTTATCAAAGTCTTCATACAACTGTAATCCCTTTCCTTTATGAGAGCATGTTTCGAATTGAAGTGCAGGTAGTCTTGGATTCTCATTATTGAGCTTGTGCCATTTTCACAAGTAGTTTAGGCATGTGCCTTAATTTTTGTTATATGCTCTTGATGTATTAACATATTTTCATTCAAAAGTTTGTTAAAATTCCTTTCAATTTGTCAGTTATATATATCTGAGTTGTCATCTTTTGGCAGATAAGAACTGAAGAAATGAATCTAATAGCTGAGAGAGGCATTGCTGCTCATTATAGTGGGAAAGTATTTGTTACTGGTTTAGTTGGACATGCTAAGCCAAATGGTAGAAGTTCAAGAGGAAAGACTGTCTGTCTAAATAATGCAAACATTGCACTCAGGGTATTTTTCTAATTCTCATTGCTGCTTTATGATTGTGAATCATTTCCTGgaaaataattttcagaaaactCTTTCCATTCACTTCCCTGCCAATTCTTGTGAAATCCTCCTTCAGATTGGCTGGCTCAATGCTATTAGAGAATGGCAAGAGGAGTTTGTGGGCAACATGAGCTCTAGGGAATTTGTAGACACTATCACGAGAGACCTGTTAGGTAGTCGTGTCTTCGTGTTTACTCCCAGGGGAGAGGTAATATGCGGTTATTGATTTTCTTTGGATGTAAATGAGTAAAATCAATTTTAGACATGAGATTTCTATGCTTCAGTACCCTTACAATTTTCTTTACAATACATACAGATAAAAAATCTTCCTAAAGGGGCTACTGTGATTGACTATGCTTACATGATACACACTGATATTGGCAACAAAATGGTGGCTGCTAAGGTACCCTCTTCTTTGAGTCATTTATCAGTTGTCTGAactttcacttctaaattatgAGGAAAAATGTCTGAAGAACTTTAACTTTCTCTGATGCAGGTCAATGGGAATTTTGTTGCTCCCATGCATGTACTTTCAAACGCTGAAGTTGTGGAGATAATCACCTATAATGTTCGTATATTTTGATCATTGACATACAACTTCTGCATTTTTAGTGTGACCATAACACAGAATATTTTTGTTAGCAAATAGACACTACATTTGTTGTGATCTTTTTCTTGCATATAAAGGTGTTATGCTAAATCATTCTGTGGTTTTTGTTGGGAATGATGTTCTGGGATGTGAATCCATTCACCTTTCTTAACAATCTAATGTTATAGTGACAGGCTGCATTTTATTGATCTTGTTCTGTTTGTTCCGGTTCACATCTTTTTATGTTTTTTCAAATAACATTCAGGCTCTTTCTGGGAAATCAGCTTTTCAGAGGCATAAGCAGTGGTTGCAGCATGCAAAAACGCGTAGTGCCAGGCACAAAATTATGAAAGTAGGCCTCTTTCGCCAAGTGcttttattttgtttctttGACAACTTGGTTTTGcttatttgtttaatttcatcTCGTGTAGTTCTTAAGGGAGCAAGCTGCACTCTCTGCAGCTGAAATAACATCAGATACAGTAAATGATTTCACTGCTGACTCTGAAGAGGAGAGTGAAGCAGAGGAACTTTCTGATACCCCAAAAGGATACAGGCCGGTGTGGAATAAATTTCTTGCGAAAATTGTAGAAATGTCATCACAAGGAAATGAATCCAAGGCTTCGCTTCAAAATGAAAATGGAAGTGCTTGGGTTCCCAAAGTAAATGGAAAACATAATAAGCATGTCAAGTCTGTAAGTTTGAACGTTAAAGGGGAATTATCACAAGGAATCAATATTTCCAGGATGATGCAAGCTAATATTCCAACGTACAAAGAGGTCTTGCCTGGGTTAGAAAGCTGGTTATCCAGTAAGATAGCATCTTGGCATAATGTCGAAGGGCACTCCATCCACTGGCTTTTTGTGGTTTCCATTGATAGAAGAGGTAAttgcatttttattttattttttcaaatcaacAAGGTGTGGTTTCATCTTGCCTTTCAGTGCTGGGAAGGGGCATGCGTTACAACTTTATGTTGCTTTGTCGGTATAATTGGACTGTGTTATACCTTGATTGAGTGCCTTACGAAGGTTGTAGGGTTTTAGGAGGGCAAgtgtaaaataaatgaataacaaTACCAGCTATAATATACTCTGTAATGTGTTGTACTAAATTTGAAAATCTCATGGTAAGTGCCCAGACTGAATATCTTGTTCTGTTGATCTAAATTTTTTTCAGGCATGATGGCCGAGGTCACAACAACATTGTCAGCAGCAGGAATTACAATATATTCATGCGTGGTGAGTGGTTGAAAGCATGCTCAAACATAACAAACATTTGGTTGTTGAATTTGCGCTGTTATATATACGAGTGTTTCTTAAATTTGGAATCCCATAATCACCTACTTTCAACCTTGATGACCAGGCTGAGATTGATGGAGGAAGAGGAATGGCTGTCATGTTATTCCATGTTGAATGCAGCACAGAGAATTTGGTAGCTTATCACGCACCCAATACCTCTAAATCTTTTAAATCATTTTCACTTGTTATGTACACTGTACATTCTAGCTTCTGACATTAACTTTTGTTATTCAGGTTAATGCTTGCTCAAGCATTGACATTATTCTAGGTGTATTGGGATGGTCTACGGGTTGCAGTTGGTCAAGCTCAACAGATAACCCAGATATTCTTGAATGCTAATTGATCTGCAGTACCAGCCAGCCAACAGTTTCATCCCAGCAATGGTAGGCTTTGGTATGAAGTTTTGTCCCCAGAAAGTTGAGATACATCACCATGTTCGTTAAGTAGTAGcttttcttaattttgattaatttgtTGGACACTCGGTAACAAAATAAACCAGCAGCAGCCAGTTGCGAGCAAAGTCTGAATTCAGGGCACTGTAtatagggaaaaagagtgcataGTTAGGATAATTAGCATACATTTTGtaaaaacatacttgtgggAGGACATTGATTCACCTATACTGAGGTTGTACTAGAATTAATCTTTCTGCAGTACACATACTACCTCATTTATCTTCCCTCTttgtagtaaaaaaaaaatgaaaagaaaagatCAGAACAGAACTGAAAAATCTGCCTTGAACAACTGCAAAACTTACATCATAATAAATGCTTCTTATTTTTACTCGTAATACACCAGTCATATACACGGTCATTTTTGTTTATCACAATTAGCTCGAATGTTTTACAACAGTGCTTTGAACCTCCCTGAACAAGTAAATAGGTGCAGAAGTAGCATTACCAGAAGCAGGGGAAAACGACGGTAAAAGAGCAGCAGCAGGAGCATTACGtacaaaattctaacaaaaaaccTGTACGACCTCACTTCTTCTCCAGTAATCTCCAACTCCTTTATCTTCTCCTCTGTTCGTTTGTCCTGAGTTGTTTTCAACTCTTGCGCGTCTGTATTGTTGAAAATGACATCGTTTTTATTCATGTAGTAGGTTCGTTCCTCTGTATTGTCTTCTGCTGGACGTGCTACCTCTTCGGTGTCGCCTTTGGCTGATTGCATTTGCAGATCAACCTTAGGATCCTCCTCTAGATGGAGGGCATTCTCTAATGTTATTTCCAGTTCAGTAAAATTTTTCATTTCCTACACCAAAAATAGTTGTCAAATACATCATTTTTTTGTTGGCAGACTTGAATTGAAACTAAAATGACAGCTTTAAATTCACCTGGGTCGCCACCACCGTGCTCATGTTTGAAGTTTCATGATCTGATGATTTACTGCAAACCCAAAAAGAGACCCTTTAAGCAGTAGACACTCAACCCCAAATGAGATttatctatattatatataaaaccaaaagaaaaagattCGACCTTGAACTGTCAAGAGGGGATGAAGAAGATGTCTCAAGAAGAGAATGCAATCCACCTGAATCTTCATCCTTCTTTGGCAAACATTTGAAAAAGCATTCTTTGGGTGTTTTAGTAGTACAACCACCCTTGTTTCTTCTGTATCTCTTGATAGCATAAAAGGCCACTAAACCAGCCACAGCCAAGGCTCCTCCACCAAGTCCAAAggcagtagtagtagtagtggcTTGGCCAATCTTAGTCCTGTTTTTTTCTCTGCTTTTGGTATCACTTTTGTCCATATTAACTTAATATTAAGATCCCAAAATGTTACTGGTAATGTTTTGGGTGTTGGTTTTATTAGATTTGATAAAGTAGTTAGTTGGAGGGAGCTTGAAGCGGACTTCTTTAGGTGCCAGATTCGCTACTTGGCTTAATAGGTTTGAGATTCTGCTATTCTAACCGGGTACTAAGGTTTACAGGCTAATCAGCATTTGACATGTGTtgcttcatttatttttcattatggtGCTGTTAATTAGGGGTattcatcaaaccgctcaaactgcCCGcaccaccaaaaaaaaaaagcgatttgaaattctttgcaGTGCGGTCGCGGtttaaattttttctaaaccgcaccgcacattataaaaataccaatttttatatttatttaggtcaaATATGTGAATGTTTAACTCAAaacccactaattattgtattgttgaaacttaattttttttttatatttattttcaagccttatggtgTTTTTGAATGTTGCTAagatttgttgtatttgtgatagtttaattatttggtgaTAGTTTAAACTGCAAAAACCGCAAAAATCGCACCGCACCGTACCACACTATTTTTTGCAGTGCTGTTTCTGCAATTATTTAGTTTCGTGGTGCGAGTGCGGTTTGGGAAATTGTAAAAACTGCATGTGTagattggtttgaaaaaatagtcaaaaactgCACCACCCGCACCCCTACTGTTAATAGcgctatatataatatagatttaagggtaaatactattttggatcctgtgttttgcaaaagttattaattggactttctgttttgttaaatgacaaaatagaccttatatttttctaaaatggtaaaaataggatcctgaacttaattttcaacaattttattttttagtataaccaactttaaaataatttgtaaccagttttgtcataacatctctagatcagattattattaagttttattttgacaaaaaatcagttgaaggtcttatttgtacaattttagaaaatacatggtcaattttgtcatttaacaaaataaaaggtCCAATtattaacttttgcaaaatacaaagtccaaaataatatttaccctcaAATCTATATTATACGTCTCTAGTTATTAATAAGGGTGTTCGTGGTGCAAATGTTACGGTTTTTGATTCTTACTTTCGAATGAATTTTATTGTAatggttaattaattataacaaCTTATTAAGTGAATGTCAGATTGACACAGATCATGTTTCTAAAAAAATGGCGATCGATTGAAGGAATTAAGGTTGAAGATCTTGTATATGCATAGGCACCAATACTAAATACACATCAAAATAAACAACtttcttttgttctttttattcCTCAAATTATTTTCCGAACGAAACTCTCAAACAAATTAATAGGGCAAAAGAATCCTATATTggaagaatattaataattttttttattttttttttaaaaaaatctttatttttttaattccgaTACATAATGTGatgttattctttttaattgctttattaatttcttttctattctaaTGTGAAGAAATTTTTGGCAACAGAGAGTCATCAAATTAGTGCAAGTGTTTGCACTCcataatctatatatctatctataatataggtcattactcttttttttaacctattaaattaactttaaataaaatttaatttttctattttttggataactatttttttttattgttattatttttttcactatgatgtttgtagatatttttttttttactaaataattattaaatattaaatagataaattaaaaatatctaaatcatataccatttaaatttaaatttgattagatttaattCTGTATCTACTTTCTCATTATTTGTAACTGTTCTAAATCTGATCGTGCAAACTCATATATTAAACACAATACTCCACCTTGAAAccgttctctgttttttttttcttattggttGGTGTTAATTCGCCCCGATAATtcaagtgtcatggtttagcagaaataccacttctatctttgtgtgattgcagatataccacttctgtcattgacccactttttagctttataaatacagatgttcatataatattaacactttacagaatatttatagatataaacttacattacaatgttatgttaaaaaaagaactaaatagaataatctactactccaataataaatttatttacaattttataattacactaatattatttttaatacattattaaataatatttcaaatataaatatttaattttttcaagaaaaaaatttgtaatctttaaaaataaaatatatttaaaatcttgaaaagactaaaatcttaaatgaaattagcaatacgtggctcggcatGTACATTCACCTAGTTTCTCAAAAAATGGCGATCGATTGAAGGAATTAAGGTTGAAGATCTTGTATATGCATAGGCACCAATACTAAATACACATCAAAATGAACAACtttcttttgttctttttattcCTCAAATTATTTTCCGAACGAAACTCTCAAACAAATTAATAGGGCAAAAgaaataatcaaacaataaaagaaataaaataaaaacatgaaacataaaaatacatttaatagGCTGGAGTGGGAGATGATGGTGATTTAGGTTGGTAAGAGCTAGTAGAGTAGTAAAAGGGTCCAACTGAGAATAATTTTGTGCTGGTGTGCTTGAGGACATTGTAGGAAGAAAGAAGATGACCATGAATACCATCATTAATATTAGTTGGAATATTGCAGGATTCCAATGGAGAATGATCCAAGTAGGCCTTGCATTCCTTGAGATTCCAAATGTTATTAATATGATCTCCAATAAGTGTAGATGGAGATAATAATGTTGCATAGAAATACCCTTTTGCATCAGATGCTCCACTTAGGATTGACAATGTTTTTGTCTTGTAGCCTTCTTCACACTCAGCTATACATATTATCTTAGCCACAGCTCCTGCAACaagatatattaatttatacatataaaatatgtctatttgATCCATGTAAACAATTAAGTTTTGATACTGTTGTagtttgaataattattttggacGCTTTGgagaaattttgaataatttaaagTGTTGAAAATGAGTTCATATTTTCATTTCTCTGACGCTTACAATAGTTGAGTATTTTAAATTctttagaatttttaaaaaatgtataagaaattaactttaatttaaggctaattagaatttttgtttcttgaactttgacatgtattaaattatgtttCTGAACTTTTCTGGCCGTTGAAATtacccctgaactattaagattgttggatAAAGACTTTTGttcaatttcattcaattttaataATTCGGTGATTGTCCatccatgtactaaatcatactcctcaaattttgatatttaccaAATCACGCCCCTCTAATTTTAACATGTGTCAAATCATGTTCCGTGAACTTtaatccatgttagacttttcttACTAATATTGAACAAAAGTCTTTaattctaacaatctcaatagctcaaggggaatttttaacggtctTCAAAGTTCAAAAAActtgatttagtacatgtcaaaatttaaagAACAAATATTCTAATTAGCCTTCAATGCAGTGTTGAACATTGTGATATACAAACAAAATAAAGTTATATAGTATATACATAACATAGAAATATTATTCATAGAATGACTAGCTTAgcaatatatatagagagagagatgtAGAGTGGTATGTTTAATTACCTTGAATGGGGAAGTATTTGAGGCCTTGCTTACATAAAACAAGTCCTTGAACAGCAATAGTAGTTATTGGAAGTATACTCTTATTTTCTTGTTGTGGAACTGGTGATGCTCCCTTGTAGTTTGATTTGGTGGGAATTTCTTTTGGCTTCTGATCATGATACACAGGTTTTGAAGGAGCATAATTGGTTTTCTTCTTAATGCCTTCAGGTTGTGCATAGTTTGGTTTTGTAGGAGTAGATTTTATCTTTTCATCTGGCTTTGGTTTCCCATATTGTTGTTTTGTAGGGGTTTTAAGCTTATTAGGTTTAATATCATAATGAGCAGAGGCAAAAATGACTAAGgacaagagaagaagagaggtaATGCATAAGCTTGAACGAGCCATATTTGACTAATTTGCAAATGTaggagtgagagagagagagggttaaGAAGGAAATGGTTTGAATTCTACATGAAATCATCCTCATCTTTATAGGAAGAAAATATATTGTttgtcatcatcatcattattaattaattacatataatatttggaaaaataaatataatacagAAAATGGTAGAGACTAACTTGATTGCATATAGATTAATCAATGATATTTATTACTCTTAATCCATGATGACATTAATGATATATTTAGTAGGATATTATCATTTGTCTCAATCCCATTTTAAGACGTGCGCTCACATAACTAACAATTATATTGTTGAGTGTGTGTGACAATATATGGCACGTTTTGCTTTATATAGTTCTATGCATGATCATAGATTTTGCAGAATACTTtgttattttggaaaatatttagcctatttttttttcaattaagttCAAATAAGTTGTTTCACTTAGGAGTGAGCAATATCCAATCCAATTAAATTGAACCCAACTGATCTAATTTAATCTAATTACGAAAAATTGGATATTGAATTTGAAGTTAAAAGTTGGATTTTGAATGAGTTATGAATGCCaatctcaaaatttaattaaaaatcaatcaaatctaattacatttatatattaaaaaaattatttatatttatttatatataataaaaatattttaaaaaataaaattatatattttaattatttttagtggcTTTCTTTTTTGAATTTATAATACTTGAttgttttgtgtatttttgcataattttttgttctattttattactttgtATAGGTGGTTGTTTAAGTTATTTCAAACTTTTAGTTGCATCAAACTTATAAGAATGACATGTTTATGgagtattaaatttaaataattagtgatgtttagtttttacgtattttttttcttcatatttttaagttaatattaaaaattagttgtgtaattaaatatccaattgATGCGTGTCGTAAACCACAataaatttactaatatttatttccaGTACCtccaattattttagtataattgTAAGTAAATTCCACGAGAACtgtgtttatttaattactctAAAATTTGTGACAAAAGTTAGAAAATGAGTTTTGAGGTTTAGagtaaaataacataaataaaaataaaaacaaattaaaattgagactatgatatgataatctagtTAAAGGTTATTCGTCACGCTCAACAATCATTCATAATTCCTAATGAATATATAGTTTCAATTTCCAATCACTATTAATCCCGCAGATAAAGTTGAAGCAATCAATTATCACAATCTCTCTATTACATGTAATCAAGATGAAGCACTCAATAATTAATTCTCTTACCTAATTAAGCAGTAAATTCACGAAGCATGCAAATTATGTAACTTAGATAAagctttaattaagattaatggAAATAGATTAATCTAGACAATAAATCAATGAAGCATGTAATTTATTTAACCTAGGTTTCATTCTTCATCACAATTAAAATACctttgataatattaaaaattgcaATTTATCACAAACATTTAGAATCctagactattaggtgaatagtaatcTTAAGATGATGGTAGATTAAAGTAAAATCTAATCTAGTGGCTatctaaacaagattaaaacaataattatgacattgaacatagaagaatagaaataatttgatataatgaaaa
This window harbors:
- the LOC115703131 gene encoding putative GTP diphosphokinase RSH1, chloroplastic isoform X2, whose translation is MLLSFVGSQLAFEAHDGQKRRSGEPFIIHPVEVARILGELELDWESIAAGLLHDTVEDTNVVTFERIEEEFGSTVRRIVEGETKVSKLGKLKCKNESDTVQDVKADDLRQMFLAMTEEVRVIIVKLADRLHNMRTLSHMPPHKQFSIARETLQVFAPLAKLLGMYQIKSELENLSFMYTNPEDYAKIKRRVADLYKEHEKELEGADKILTKRLEDDQFLNLMTAKTEVCTVFKEPYSIYKSVLKSKGSINEVNQIAQLRIVIKPKTCVGVGPLCAPQQICYHVLGLVHGIWTPIPRSMKDYIATPKPNGYQSLHTTVIPFLYESMFRIEVQIRTEEMNLIAERGIAAHYSGKVFVTGLVGHAKPNGRSSRGKTVCLNNANIALRIGWLNAIREWQEEFVGNMSSREFVDTITRDLLGSRVFVFTPRGEIKNLPKGATVIDYAYMIHTDIGNKMVAAKVNGNFVAPMHVLSNAEVVEIITYNALSGKSAFQRHKQWLQHAKTRSARHKIMKFLREQAALSAAEITSDTVNDFTADSEEESEAEELSDTPKGYRPVWNKFLAKIVEMSSQGNESKASLQNENGSAWVPKVNGKHNKHVKSVSLNVKGELSQGINISRMMQANIPTYKEVLPGLESWLSSKIASWHNVEGHSIHWLFVVSIDRRGMMAEVTTTLSAAGITIYSCVAEIDGGRGMAVMLFHVECSTENLVNACSSIDIILGVLGWSTGCSWSSSTDNPDILEC
- the LOC115703131 gene encoding putative GTP diphosphokinase RSH1, chloroplastic isoform X1; its protein translation is MASAPSMSVSLECVNICKLPKGDGSGRYDCNFLSCAWKAPRVLTGFLASTAHPPTCSLLSYARNGRRTRINFMSESSTICGWYGGETSDFSHRNLIRSSILHVACKQWKLLCSSSLTSNVIDEVSPERLWEDLRPTISYLPPIELDLVHNALKLAFEAHDGQKRRSGEPFIIHPVEVARILGELELDWESIAAGLLHDTVEDTNVVTFERIEEEFGSTVRRIVEGETKVSKLGKLKCKNESDTVQDVKADDLRQMFLAMTEEVRVIIVKLADRLHNMRTLSHMPPHKQFSIARETLQVFAPLAKLLGMYQIKSELENLSFMYTNPEDYAKIKRRVADLYKEHEKELEGADKILTKRLEDDQFLNLMTAKTEVCTVFKEPYSIYKSVLKSKGSINEVNQIAQLRIVIKPKTCVGVGPLCAPQQICYHVLGLVHGIWTPIPRSMKDYIATPKPNGYQSLHTTVIPFLYESMFRIEVQIRTEEMNLIAERGIAAHYSGKVFVTGLVGHAKPNGRSSRGKTVCLNNANIALRIGWLNAIREWQEEFVGNMSSREFVDTITRDLLGSRVFVFTPRGEIKNLPKGATVIDYAYMIHTDIGNKMVAAKVNGNFVAPMHVLSNAEVVEIITYNALSGKSAFQRHKQWLQHAKTRSARHKIMKFLREQAALSAAEITSDTVNDFTADSEEESEAEELSDTPKGYRPVWNKFLAKIVEMSSQGNESKASLQNENGSAWVPKVNGKHNKHVKSVSLNVKGELSQGINISRMMQANIPTYKEVLPGLESWLSSKIASWHNVEGHSIHWLFVVSIDRRGMMAEVTTTLSAAGITIYSCVAEIDGGRGMAVMLFHVECSTENLVNACSSIDIILGVLGWSTGCSWSSSTDNPDILEC
- the LOC115703132 gene encoding uncharacterized protein LOC115703132 gives rise to the protein MDKSDTKSREKNRTKIGQATTTTTAFGLGGGALAVAGLVAFYAIKRYRRNKGGCTTKTPKECFFKCLPKKDEDSGGLHSLLETSSSSPLDSSSKSSDHETSNMSTVVATQEMKNFTELEITLENALHLEEDPKVDLQMQSAKGDTEEVARPAEDNTEERTYYMNKNDVIFNNTDAQELKTTQDKRTEEKIKELEITGEEVRSYRFFVRILYVMLLLLLFYRRFPLLLVMLLLHLFTCSGRFKALL
- the LOC115714955 gene encoding proline-rich protein 3-like — translated: MARSSLCITSLLLLSLVIFASAHYDIKPNKLKTPTKQQYGKPKPDEKIKSTPTKPNYAQPEGIKKKTNYAPSKPVYHDQKPKEIPTKSNYKGASPVPQQENKSILPITTIAVQGLVLCKQGLKYFPIQGAVAKIICIAECEEGYKTKTLSILSGASDAKGYFYATLLSPSTLIGDHINNIWNLKECKAYLDHSPLESCNIPTNINDGIHGHLLSSYNVLKHTSTKLFSVGPFYYSTSSYQPKSPSSPTPAY